From one Nocardioides scoriae genomic stretch:
- a CDS encoding PAS domain-containing sensor histidine kinase, which produces MLRTPEDPDLFAALVAQVSDYAIIALDPQGVVETWNLGAQRLKGYTADEALGMGFESFYTPEDREAGVPASLLAAARRDGRVQHAGWRVRRDGTRFWGDVVLTCLRDASGRVTGYAKVTRDRTDFKRLEEAQDAFYAAFLHDFRTPLTSLKGFVEALRDAREDERGPIVDRIESSADRLLAMVQELVAVATTRAAAADVPLAPLDVTEVVQRAVRDLPPELRPGRVVVGDGAAPAVANADALHRVVTNLVVNALKYSEPGTTVHVEVEAVEDDELVRLRVRDRGRGIDPRDLDTIFDELERGRLAQSDGGTGLGLSSVRQLVERLHGTVELASVVGEGTTATVTLPAGPTGQSSAGRSPAPTGQPSG; this is translated from the coding sequence GTGCTGCGGACCCCGGAGGACCCCGACCTCTTCGCCGCCCTCGTCGCCCAGGTGAGCGACTACGCGATCATCGCGCTCGACCCGCAGGGCGTGGTGGAGACGTGGAACCTCGGAGCGCAGCGGCTCAAGGGGTACACCGCCGACGAGGCGCTCGGGATGGGCTTCGAGAGCTTCTACACCCCCGAGGACCGCGAGGCCGGCGTGCCCGCGTCGCTGCTGGCGGCCGCCCGCCGTGACGGCCGGGTCCAGCACGCCGGCTGGCGGGTGCGCCGCGACGGCACCCGGTTCTGGGGCGACGTCGTGCTCACCTGCCTGCGCGACGCGTCGGGCCGGGTCACCGGCTACGCCAAGGTGACCCGCGACCGCACCGACTTCAAGCGGCTCGAGGAGGCGCAGGACGCCTTCTACGCCGCCTTCCTGCACGACTTCCGCACGCCGCTGACCTCGCTCAAGGGCTTCGTGGAGGCACTGCGCGACGCCCGCGAGGACGAGCGGGGCCCGATCGTCGACCGGATCGAGTCGAGCGCCGACCGGCTGCTCGCCATGGTGCAGGAGCTGGTGGCGGTCGCCACCACCCGGGCCGCGGCGGCCGACGTGCCGCTCGCCCCGCTCGACGTCACCGAGGTCGTGCAGCGGGCGGTGCGCGACCTGCCGCCCGAGCTCCGACCCGGGCGCGTGGTGGTCGGGGACGGCGCCGCCCCGGCCGTGGCCAACGCCGATGCGCTGCACCGGGTGGTGACCAACCTCGTGGTCAACGCCCTCAAGTACTCCGAGCCCGGCACGACCGTGCACGTCGAGGTGGAGGCGGTCGAGGACGACGAGCTGGTCCGGCTCCGGGTGCGCGACCGCGGGCGCGGCATCGATCCGCGCGACCTCGACACCATCTTCGACGAGCTCGAGCGGGGACGGCTCGCGCAGTCCGACGGCGGCACCGGCCTGGGGCTCTCCAGCGTGCGCCAGCTCGTGGAGCGACTGCACGGCACCGTGGAGCTGGCGAGCGTGGTGGGCGAGGGGACGACCGCGACGGTGACCCTGCCCGCCGGGCCGACGGGTCAGTCGTCGGCGGGTCGGTCGCCGGCGCCGACCGGCCAGCCCTCGGGGTAG
- the def gene encoding peptide deformylase — MRDTSDLPVAPTSAALPTGGTVRPITRWGTAVMHRPARPVTSYDEELATLVADMTATMYAADGVGLAACQIGVDLAVFVFDCPDEDGLVHRGVVCNPVVQTPEGRDRRLDDDDEGCLSYPGAFVDCARPDRARVTGTDQHGEPVVHEGDGLLARCLQHETDHTLGTVFGDRIAAKARKKLRKQMEAEAGSYPEGWPVGAGDRPADD, encoded by the coding sequence ATGCGTGACACCAGCGACCTCCCCGTCGCCCCCACCTCGGCCGCGCTCCCGACCGGTGGCACGGTCCGCCCGATCACCCGGTGGGGCACCGCCGTGATGCACCGGCCGGCCCGCCCCGTCACGTCGTACGACGAGGAGCTGGCGACGCTGGTCGCCGACATGACGGCCACGATGTACGCCGCCGACGGCGTCGGCCTGGCCGCCTGCCAGATCGGCGTCGACCTCGCGGTCTTCGTCTTCGACTGCCCAGACGAGGACGGCCTGGTGCACCGCGGCGTCGTGTGCAACCCGGTCGTGCAGACCCCGGAGGGCAGGGACCGCCGCCTCGACGACGACGACGAGGGCTGCCTGTCCTACCCCGGCGCGTTCGTCGACTGCGCCCGACCCGACCGTGCCCGGGTGACCGGCACCGACCAGCACGGCGAGCCGGTCGTCCACGAGGGCGACGGGCTGCTGGCCCGCTGCCTGCAGCACGAGACCGACCACACCCTCGGCACCGTCTTCGGGGACCGGATCGCGGCCAAGGCACGCAAGAAGCTGCGCAAGCAGATGGAGGCGGAGGCCGGGTCCTACCCCGAGGGCTGGCCGGTCGGCGCCGGCGACCGACCCGCCGACGACTGA
- a CDS encoding acyl-CoA dehydrogenase family protein, giving the protein MASTTEKNASSRSLPKLPWTLLRAGGRHGLAESETRDPIGLAVAALNRLASSELLDSLGLRRASERGVYRVTSAGFRTAGTVGRQFARAGKATRGTRVPAAADTGLFDLTPGEDEQMLADVVAEFAAEVVRPAASAANEECAAPEELLKATLEIGLPILGVPEDLGGVATERSAVAGVLVHEALAHGDMGLAVAALAPGAVATALSLYGTDEQQSTYLPAFTGDEVPAAALALAEPRALFDAMDPQTTAERRGSGFVLNGVKSGVVRGSQAELFVVGATLEGRPQLFLVESSTPGITLESDPSMGLRAASLSKLVLEDVAVEPIALLGDADDYASCVRSSRLAWCALAVGTGQAVLDYVTPYVKERQAFGEPIAHRQSVAFMVANIAIELQGMRLLTWRAASRVAQGRSAAREIALARKLCTEQGMRIGLDGVQLLGGHGFVKEHPVERWYRDLRAIGVMEGAVLV; this is encoded by the coding sequence ATGGCTTCCACGACGGAGAAGAACGCGTCCTCCCGCTCGCTGCCCAAGTTGCCCTGGACGCTGCTGCGTGCCGGTGGCCGGCACGGGCTGGCCGAGAGCGAGACGCGCGACCCGATCGGCCTCGCGGTCGCGGCCCTCAACCGGCTGGCGTCCTCGGAGCTGCTCGACTCCCTGGGCCTGCGCAGGGCCAGCGAGCGCGGTGTATACCGCGTCACCAGCGCGGGCTTCCGCACGGCCGGCACGGTCGGGCGCCAGTTCGCCCGGGCCGGCAAGGCCACCCGCGGCACCCGGGTGCCGGCCGCCGCCGACACGGGGCTGTTCGACCTGACGCCGGGCGAGGACGAGCAGATGCTGGCCGACGTCGTGGCCGAGTTCGCCGCCGAGGTCGTGCGGCCCGCCGCGTCGGCCGCCAACGAGGAGTGCGCGGCGCCCGAGGAGCTGCTCAAGGCCACCCTCGAGATCGGCCTGCCGATCCTGGGCGTGCCCGAGGACCTCGGCGGCGTCGCCACCGAGCGCTCCGCCGTCGCGGGCGTGCTGGTCCACGAGGCGCTGGCGCACGGCGACATGGGCCTGGCCGTCGCCGCCCTGGCGCCCGGCGCCGTGGCGACCGCGCTGTCGCTCTACGGCACCGACGAGCAGCAGTCGACCTACTTGCCGGCCTTCACCGGTGACGAGGTGCCCGCCGCCGCGCTGGCGCTCGCCGAGCCGCGGGCCCTGTTCGACGCGATGGACCCGCAGACCACCGCCGAGCGCCGGGGGAGCGGCTTCGTCCTCAACGGGGTCAAGTCCGGCGTGGTGCGCGGCTCGCAGGCCGAGCTGTTCGTCGTGGGCGCCACCCTCGAGGGCCGCCCCCAGCTGTTCCTCGTCGAGTCCTCCACGCCCGGGATCACGCTGGAGTCCGATCCGTCGATGGGGCTGCGCGCCGCGAGCCTGTCGAAGCTGGTCCTCGAGGACGTCGCGGTCGAGCCGATCGCGCTGCTCGGCGACGCCGACGACTACGCCTCCTGCGTCCGCTCCTCCCGGCTGGCGTGGTGCGCCCTGGCCGTCGGCACCGGCCAGGCCGTGCTCGACTACGTCACGCCGTACGTCAAGGAGCGCCAGGCCTTCGGCGAGCCCATCGCCCACCGCCAGTCGGTGGCCTTCATGGTCGCCAACATCGCCATCGAGCTGCAGGGGATGCGGCTGCTGACCTGGCGGGCGGCCAGCCGCGTCGCCCAGGGCCGGTCCGCCGCCCGTGAGATCGCGTTGGCCCGCAAGCTGTGCACCGAGCAGGGCATGCGCATCGGCCTCGACGGCGTGCAGCTGCTCGGCGGCCACGGCTTCGTCAAGGAGCACCCGGTCGAGCGGTGGTACCGCGACCTGCGTGCGATCGGCGTCATGGAGGGGGCGGTCCTGGTCTGA
- a CDS encoding acyl-CoA dehydrogenase family protein, with product MINLETPKKVRPLIDQAHQVAMNMLRPISRKYDESEHSYPKELDMLAAMIDGISESGATGGAGAAGVRRDERPEAKPGNKNGANLASALSIMEMCWGDVGLLLSMPRQGLGNSAIASVANDEQLEKFAGTWAAMAITEPGVGSDSANIVTTAVKDGDEYVINGEKIYVTSGDRADSVVVWATLDKSMGRAAIKSFVVQKGTPGMRVERLEHKLGIRASDTAVIIFEDCRVPAENLLGSPEVDTKQGFAGAMATFDNTRPLVAAMAVGCARASLDLTRSILADAGVEVDYDKPTWLQTAAAATFLQLEAEWESAYLLTLESAWMADNRRPNSKEASMAKAKAGRMGSEVTLRCVELAGTLGYSETELLEKWGRDSKILDIFEGTQQIQQLIVARRVLGLSSAQLK from the coding sequence GTGATCAACCTCGAGACCCCCAAGAAGGTCCGCCCCCTCATCGACCAGGCCCACCAGGTCGCCATGAACATGCTGCGGCCGATCTCGCGCAAGTACGACGAGAGCGAGCACTCCTACCCCAAGGAGCTCGACATGCTCGCCGCGATGATCGACGGCATCAGCGAGTCCGGCGCGACCGGCGGCGCCGGTGCGGCCGGCGTGCGCCGCGACGAGAGGCCCGAGGCCAAGCCGGGCAACAAGAACGGCGCCAACCTCGCCAGCGCGCTCTCCATCATGGAGATGTGCTGGGGCGACGTCGGCCTGCTGCTCTCGATGCCCCGCCAGGGCCTGGGCAACTCGGCCATCGCCTCGGTCGCCAACGACGAGCAGCTGGAGAAGTTCGCCGGCACCTGGGCCGCGATGGCCATCACCGAGCCGGGCGTCGGCTCCGACTCGGCCAACATCGTCACCACCGCGGTCAAGGACGGCGACGAGTACGTCATCAACGGCGAGAAGATCTACGTCACCTCCGGTGACCGCGCCGACAGCGTCGTGGTCTGGGCCACCCTCGACAAGTCGATGGGCCGGGCCGCGATCAAGTCCTTCGTGGTGCAGAAGGGCACGCCGGGGATGAGGGTGGAGCGGCTCGAGCACAAGCTCGGCATCCGCGCCTCCGACACGGCCGTCATCATCTTCGAGGACTGCCGGGTGCCGGCCGAGAACCTGCTCGGCTCGCCCGAGGTCGACACCAAGCAGGGCTTCGCGGGCGCCATGGCGACCTTCGACAACACCCGGCCGCTGGTCGCCGCCATGGCCGTGGGCTGCGCCCGCGCCTCGCTCGACCTGACCCGCAGCATCCTGGCCGACGCGGGGGTCGAGGTCGACTACGACAAGCCGACCTGGCTGCAGACCGCTGCCGCGGCCACCTTCCTCCAGCTCGAGGCCGAGTGGGAGTCGGCGTACCTGCTGACCCTGGAGTCCGCCTGGATGGCCGACAACCGCCGGCCCAACTCCAAGGAGGCCTCGATGGCCAAGGCCAAGGCCGGCCGGATGGGCTCGGAGGTCACCCTGCGCTGCGTCGAGCTGGCCGGCACCCTGGGCTACTCCGAGACCGAGCTGCTCGAGAAGTGGGGCCGCGACTCCAAGATCCTCGACATCTTCGAGGGCACCCAGCAGATCCAGCAGCTGATCGTCGCCCGCCGGGTGCTGGGGCTGAGCTCGGCCCAGCTGAAGTAA
- a CDS encoding DUF2252 domain-containing protein yields the protein MTDATTSRTDLIVSVFRDAFDPLMRADPQAFRFKYRKMAASPHAFYRGSACLFYADMTQAQDEWVDERSGAIWIHGDLHVENFGTYLNSDGRLVFDINDFDEAYIGHFTWDLRRFAASLALLAWQKALPADDVEALVRRYLDGYLTQVDHYASTRDDDDFALHLDNTEGPILTALLSARAIRRADLLDGMTHIEEGVRVFTPHHSIRELPDDERAAVEAAFAAYLDTIPTSKRFDRELFYDLRDAVGKSGFGIGSAGLPAYNLLVEGYSQALDNDVVLSMKQANVPALSRFQDSATIEGYFQHEGHRTVVSQRALQVHTDPLLGHTEMDGTGFVVSEISPYEVDLDWEDITEPDDMAAVVELLGRATAKIHCASDEDSDQDLVDFQVEEAIVASLDGRREEFAEHLVEFAVAYAETVRADHALFVDAFRSGQIGVAAT from the coding sequence GTGACCGACGCCACCACCTCGCGGACCGACCTCATCGTCTCGGTGTTCAGGGACGCCTTCGACCCCCTGATGCGGGCCGACCCGCAGGCCTTCCGCTTCAAGTACCGCAAGATGGCCGCGAGCCCGCACGCGTTCTACCGCGGCTCCGCGTGCCTGTTCTACGCCGACATGACCCAGGCGCAGGACGAGTGGGTCGACGAGCGGAGCGGGGCCATCTGGATCCACGGCGACCTGCACGTCGAGAACTTCGGCACCTACCTCAACTCCGACGGGCGCCTCGTCTTCGACATCAACGACTTCGACGAGGCCTACATCGGGCACTTCACCTGGGACCTGCGCCGCTTCGCGGCGAGCCTGGCCCTGCTCGCCTGGCAGAAGGCGCTGCCGGCCGACGACGTGGAGGCGCTGGTGCGGCGCTACCTCGACGGCTACCTCACCCAGGTCGACCACTACGCCTCGACGCGGGACGACGACGACTTCGCCCTGCACCTCGACAACACCGAGGGCCCCATCCTCACCGCGCTGCTCAGCGCCCGGGCGATCCGCCGGGCCGACCTGCTCGACGGCATGACCCACATCGAGGAGGGGGTGCGGGTGTTCACCCCCCACCACTCGATCCGCGAGCTGCCCGACGACGAGCGGGCGGCCGTCGAGGCGGCCTTCGCGGCGTACCTCGACACCATCCCGACGTCCAAGCGCTTCGACCGCGAGCTGTTCTACGACCTGCGCGACGCCGTCGGCAAGTCGGGCTTCGGCATCGGCAGCGCCGGGCTCCCGGCGTACAACCTGCTGGTGGAGGGGTACAGCCAGGCGCTCGACAACGACGTCGTGCTGTCGATGAAGCAGGCCAACGTGCCGGCGCTGAGCCGCTTCCAGGACTCGGCGACGATCGAGGGCTACTTCCAGCACGAGGGCCACCGCACCGTGGTGAGCCAGCGGGCGCTGCAGGTGCACACCGACCCGCTGCTCGGGCACACCGAGATGGACGGCACCGGCTTCGTCGTCTCGGAGATCTCGCCCTACGAGGTCGACCTGGACTGGGAGGACATCACCGAGCCCGACGACATGGCGGCCGTGGTGGAGCTGCTCGGCCGGGCGACCGCCAAGATCCACTGCGCCTCCGACGAGGACAGCGACCAGGACCTCGTCGACTTCCAGGTCGAGGAGGCCATCGTGGCCTCGCTGGACGGGCGGCGCGAGGAGTTCGCCGAGCACCTCGTCGAGTTCGCCGTGGCGTACGCCGAGACGGTGCGCGCCGACCACGCCCTGTTCGTGGACGCGTTCCGCAGCGGCCAGATCGGCGTCGCGGCGACCTGA
- the galK gene encoding galactokinase encodes MPEPTPRTVTGVAPGRVNLIGEHVDYNGGRCLPFALRQTTCARVARRDDGRLVVASGEDRWEGRATDLEEDLDGAPGWVRYVAGVLLALEVSDGLEVVISSDVPIGAGLSSSAALECSVAVAVDALLGLGRTSDELERASVRAESETVGAPTGGLDQAISVHGEEAHALLLDFGTGRREQVRFDPAAHGLGVLVIDTRVSHELTDGGYGQRRDEAWEAARLLGVPTLAEATQGMVYREGLPETLARRAWHVVSEVQRVDAFVDALRADDWAALGPLLDASHTSLRDGYEVSCEELDVAVETAREAGALGARMTGGGFGGSAIALVPLERLGAVRTAVTHAFVARGWASPDFIEADPGPGARVG; translated from the coding sequence GTGCCTGAGCCAACCCCGCGGACCGTCACCGGAGTCGCTCCCGGTCGGGTCAACCTGATCGGTGAGCACGTCGACTACAACGGAGGGCGCTGCCTGCCGTTCGCGCTGCGCCAGACCACGTGTGCGCGTGTGGCCCGCCGCGACGACGGCCGCCTGGTCGTCGCCAGCGGCGAGGACCGCTGGGAGGGCCGGGCCACCGACCTGGAGGAGGACCTCGACGGCGCCCCCGGCTGGGTGCGCTACGTCGCCGGCGTGCTGCTGGCGCTCGAGGTCAGCGACGGCCTCGAGGTCGTCATCAGCAGCGACGTGCCGATCGGGGCCGGGCTGTCGAGCTCGGCCGCCCTGGAGTGCAGCGTCGCCGTGGCGGTCGACGCCCTGCTCGGCCTGGGCCGCACCTCCGACGAGCTCGAGCGCGCCAGCGTGCGGGCCGAGTCCGAGACCGTCGGCGCCCCCACCGGGGGGCTGGACCAGGCGATCTCGGTGCACGGCGAGGAGGCGCACGCCCTGCTCCTCGACTTCGGCACCGGTCGGCGCGAGCAGGTCCGCTTCGACCCCGCGGCCCACGGCCTGGGCGTGCTGGTCATCGACACCCGGGTCAGCCACGAGCTGACCGACGGCGGCTACGGCCAGCGCCGCGACGAGGCCTGGGAGGCGGCCCGGCTGCTCGGCGTCCCGACGCTGGCCGAAGCCACCCAGGGCATGGTCTACCGCGAGGGACTGCCCGAGACCCTGGCCCGCCGCGCGTGGCACGTCGTGAGCGAGGTACAGCGCGTCGACGCGTTCGTCGACGCCCTGCGGGCCGACGACTGGGCCGCGCTGGGCCCGCTGCTCGACGCCTCGCACACCTCGCTGCGCGACGGCTACGAGGTGTCCTGCGAGGAGCTCGACGTCGCCGTCGAGACCGCCCGGGAGGCGGGTGCGCTCGGCGCCCGGATGACCGGTGGCGGCTTCGGCGGCTCCGCCATCGCGCTGGTCCCGCTGGAGCGCCTCGGGGCCGTGCGGACCGCCGTCACCCACGCCTTCGTCGCCCGCGGCTGGGCCAGCCCCGACTTCATCGAGGCCGACCCCGGTCCGGGCGCCCGGGTCGGCTAG
- a CDS encoding GuaB1 family IMP dehydrogenase-related protein, which yields MRFLDDHRPPYDLTYDDVFMVPRRSGVASRYDVDLSQQPGRGDGTGTTIPLVVANMTAVSGRRMAETMARRGGLAVIPQDIPLDVVAEVVAWVKERHPVFETPIALDPHHTVSDALALLPKRSHRAAVVVEDGRPVGVVTEADCLGVDRFTQVADVMSAEMTTLKHSMEPREAFDVLHASRHRLAPAVDDDGALVGILTRTGALRSTIYAPALDDRGRLRVAAAIGVNGDVAGKARRLLDLGVDTLVVDTAHGHQERMLEALTAVRALDPGVPVVAGNVVAADGVRDLVEAGADIIKVGVGPGAMCTTRMMTGVGRPQLSAVLECAAAARTLGKHVWADGGVRHPRDVALALAAGASQVMVGSWFAGTHESPGDLHVGADGRSYKESFGMASARAVANRTSTETAFDRARKGLYEEGISSSRMFLDPARPGVEDLVDEICSGVRSAATYAGAHDLAELHERAVLGVQSAAGFAEGRPLPAGW from the coding sequence GTGCGCTTCCTCGACGACCACCGCCCGCCGTACGACCTGACCTACGACGACGTCTTCATGGTGCCGCGACGCTCCGGCGTCGCGTCGCGCTACGACGTCGACCTCTCGCAGCAGCCCGGCCGCGGCGACGGGACGGGCACGACGATCCCGCTGGTCGTGGCCAACATGACGGCCGTGTCGGGGCGTCGGATGGCCGAGACCATGGCCCGGCGCGGTGGTCTCGCGGTGATCCCGCAGGACATCCCGCTCGACGTGGTCGCCGAGGTCGTGGCCTGGGTCAAGGAGCGGCACCCGGTCTTCGAGACCCCGATCGCGCTCGACCCGCACCACACCGTGAGCGACGCCCTGGCGCTGCTGCCGAAGCGCTCGCACCGGGCAGCGGTCGTCGTCGAGGACGGCCGTCCCGTCGGCGTGGTGACCGAGGCCGACTGCCTCGGAGTCGACCGGTTCACGCAGGTGGCCGACGTGATGAGCGCCGAGATGACGACGCTGAAGCACAGCATGGAGCCCCGCGAGGCCTTCGACGTGCTGCACGCCTCCCGGCACCGGCTGGCCCCGGCCGTCGACGACGACGGCGCCCTGGTCGGCATCCTCACCCGCACCGGGGCGCTGCGCTCCACGATCTACGCGCCCGCCCTCGACGACCGGGGTCGGCTGCGCGTGGCGGCGGCCATCGGCGTCAACGGCGACGTGGCCGGCAAGGCCCGCCGGCTGCTCGACCTCGGCGTCGACACCCTGGTCGTGGACACCGCCCACGGCCACCAGGAGCGGATGCTCGAGGCCCTGACCGCGGTCCGTGCCCTGGACCCCGGTGTCCCGGTCGTCGCCGGCAACGTGGTGGCCGCCGACGGCGTCCGCGACCTGGTCGAGGCGGGCGCCGACATCATCAAGGTCGGCGTCGGGCCGGGCGCGATGTGCACCACGCGGATGATGACCGGCGTCGGACGGCCGCAGCTGAGCGCCGTCCTCGAGTGCGCCGCCGCCGCCCGGACCCTGGGCAAGCACGTCTGGGCCGACGGGGGCGTGCGACACCCGCGCGACGTCGCGCTCGCGCTCGCCGCCGGCGCCTCGCAGGTCATGGTCGGCTCCTGGTTCGCCGGCACCCACGAGTCGCCCGGCGACCTGCACGTGGGCGCCGACGGCCGTTCCTACAAGGAGAGCTTCGGGATGGCCTCGGCCCGCGCGGTGGCCAACCGCACCTCCACCGAGACCGCCTTCGACCGCGCCCGCAAGGGCCTCTACGAGGAGGGCATCTCGTCCTCGCGGATGTTCCTCGACCCGGCCCGCCCCGGCGTCGAGGACCTCGTCGACGAGATCTGCTCCGGGGTGCGCTCGGCCGCGACGTACGCCGGCGCCCACGACCTCGCCGAGCTCCACGAGCGCGCCGTGCTCGGGGTGCAGTCGGCGGCCGGCTTCGCCGAGGGACGGCCGCTGCCCGCCGGCTGGTGA
- a CDS encoding SGNH/GDSL hydrolase family protein gives MLTSREPGARPWRSTRALAAALLLGLVLLVAGLPGQAVAASARGPWAGLGPGPGTAVTAPPSGTWRLMVSGDSITRGVNGDTTWRQRLWEEFGRQGVPLRLVGPLSGPNGRGHSAYFANARFAAADHHHAVPGARLDTLGPGVGKVVAKDKPDVLHVMLGANDLRRGASPARAEALMRTYLSNALRARPRLKVLVSPVLPSLTYPGGQPRDFDVPEANARFATLVRKLSSSGYDAHWVDPAAADFSPRDHTYDGVHLDPTGERLFAHRVAAALHADGVLPGEPVLPTDPTPWVTQARAGVTTSPGTAVLSWATWDRRLTTDRMLLQVVGPTPSDVRRVTGGYQSTSKLLQLAPGSYTVTLEPVRKWMVGTPGPATAFTVP, from the coding sequence GTGCTGACCTCTCGGGAGCCCGGTGCCCGCCCCTGGCGGTCCACGCGCGCGCTGGCCGCCGCGCTGCTGCTCGGCCTGGTGCTGCTCGTCGCCGGACTGCCCGGCCAGGCGGTCGCGGCGTCGGCGCGGGGGCCCTGGGCCGGCCTGGGGCCGGGACCCGGCACGGCCGTCACCGCGCCGCCGTCCGGCACCTGGCGGCTGATGGTCAGCGGCGACTCCATCACGCGCGGGGTCAACGGCGACACCACGTGGCGCCAGCGGCTGTGGGAGGAGTTCGGTCGCCAGGGCGTGCCGCTGCGGCTGGTCGGACCGCTGAGCGGGCCCAACGGGCGCGGCCACTCGGCGTACTTCGCCAACGCGCGGTTCGCGGCCGCCGACCACCACCACGCCGTCCCCGGCGCCCGCCTGGACACCCTCGGTCCCGGCGTCGGCAAGGTCGTGGCCAAGGACAAGCCGGACGTGCTCCACGTGATGCTCGGCGCCAACGACCTCAGGCGCGGGGCGAGCCCGGCGCGGGCCGAGGCCCTGATGCGGACCTACCTGTCGAACGCGCTGCGGGCCAGGCCCCGGCTGAAGGTCCTGGTGTCCCCGGTGCTGCCGTCGCTGACCTACCCGGGCGGCCAGCCGCGCGACTTCGACGTGCCCGAGGCCAACGCCCGCTTCGCGACGCTGGTCCGCAAGCTCTCCTCGTCCGGGTACGACGCCCACTGGGTCGACCCGGCCGCCGCGGACTTCTCGCCCCGCGACCACACCTACGACGGCGTCCACCTGGACCCGACGGGGGAGCGGCTGTTCGCCCACCGGGTCGCGGCCGCCCTGCACGCCGACGGCGTGCTGCCCGGCGAGCCCGTCCTGCCGACCGACCCCACCCCGTGGGTGACGCAGGCCCGTGCCGGGGTCACCACCTCGCCCGGCACGGCGGTGCTCTCCTGGGCGACCTGGGACCGGCGCCTCACCACCGACCGCATGCTGCTGCAGGTGGTCGGGCCGACCCCGTCCGACGTGCGCCGGGTGACGGGCGGCTACCAGTCGACGAGCAAGTTGCTCCAGCTCGCGCCGGGCAGCTACACCGTCACTCTCGAGCCCGTGCGCAAGTGGATGGTCGGCACCCCCGGCCCCGCCACGGCCTTCACCGTGCCGTGA